A single window of Arcobacter venerupis DNA harbors:
- a CDS encoding bifunctional helix-turn-helix domain-containing protein/methylated-DNA--[protein]-cysteine S-methyltransferase — MKDIVALHDNYIQIEKAIKYIDENFKEHPSIDEIAKNVGMSKFHFIRVFKEYVGVTPKQFLHCVTLNYAKEHIKESKSILDSSLDIGLSSTSRLHELFVNLIGVTPKEWKEKGKDVQITYGFGETPFGEALIGFTDKGICYLGFIDDNKIEIFNRFNELWENANLVHNEIAANEYLENIFVKNKKYNLFVKGTNLQVNVWKALLNLPNGVVATYQDIANYLDKPKAVRAIASAIGRNHVGYLIPCHRVIAKSGAMSGYRWGIERKKILIAYESINK; from the coding sequence ATGAAAGATATTGTTGCCTTACATGATAACTATATACAAATAGAAAAAGCAATTAAATATATTGATGAGAATTTTAAAGAACATCCATCAATTGATGAAATTGCAAAAAATGTAGGTATGAGTAAATTTCATTTTATCCGAGTATTTAAAGAGTATGTGGGAGTTACTCCTAAACAATTTTTGCATTGTGTAACGTTAAATTATGCAAAAGAACATATAAAAGAGTCCAAATCCATCTTAGATAGCAGTTTGGATATTGGACTTTCCAGTACAAGTAGACTTCATGAACTTTTTGTAAATCTAATTGGAGTTACTCCCAAAGAGTGGAAAGAAAAAGGGAAAGATGTTCAAATCACTTATGGATTTGGTGAAACTCCTTTTGGTGAAGCTTTAATTGGATTTACTGACAAAGGAATCTGCTATTTAGGTTTTATTGATGATAATAAAATAGAGATTTTTAATCGATTTAATGAACTTTGGGAAAATGCAAATCTGGTTCATAATGAAATTGCTGCAAATGAATATTTAGAAAATATCTTCGTAAAAAATAAAAAATATAATCTTTTTGTAAAAGGAACTAATCTTCAAGTAAATGTTTGGAAAGCTCTTTTAAATCTTCCAAATGGAGTAGTTGCAACCTACCAAGATATAGCAAACTATTTAGATAAACCAAAAGCTGTTCGAGCCATTGCTAGTGCCATTGGAAGAAATCATGTTGGCTATTTAATTCCTTGCCACAGAGTCATCGCAAAAAGTGGAGCTATGAGTGGTTATAGATGGGGAATTGAGAGAAAAAAAATACTTATTGCTTATGAATCTATCAATAAATAA
- a CDS encoding serine hydroxymethyltransferase, with amino-acid sequence MNYITNATLEQADKEVFDIIENELKRQTNHLEMIASENFTSPAVMQAMGSVFTNKYAEGYPYKRYYGGCEFADAVEQLAIDRACEIFGCSYANVQPHSGSQANGAVYAALINAGDRILGMDLSHGGHLTHGSKPSFSGKNYSAFYYGVELDGRINYDKVMEIAKIAQPKIIVCGASAYAREIDFAKFREIADAVGAILFADIAHIAGLVAAGEHMSPFPYAHVVTTTTHKTLRGPRGGMILTNDEEIAKKINSAIFPGIQGGPLVHVIAAKAVAFKEILNPKWKDYAKQVKANIKVLADVLIKRGYDLVSGGTDNHLVLVSFLNKPFSGKDADAALGNAGITVNKNTVPGETRSPFVTSGIRIGSPALTARGMKEKEFEIIANKICDVLDNIEDTALHAKINKELEELAGNFVIYNKSTF; translated from the coding sequence ATGAATTACATAACAAACGCAACGCTAGAACAAGCAGATAAAGAAGTATTTGACATAATCGAGAATGAATTAAAAAGACAAACAAATCACTTAGAGATGATTGCAAGTGAAAACTTTACAAGTCCAGCTGTTATGCAAGCTATGGGTTCTGTTTTTACTAACAAATATGCGGAAGGTTATCCTTACAAAAGATATTATGGTGGTTGTGAGTTTGCTGATGCTGTTGAGCAATTAGCAATTGACAGAGCTTGTGAAATCTTTGGTTGTTCGTATGCTAATGTTCAACCTCATTCGGGTTCTCAAGCTAATGGTGCTGTTTATGCTGCATTAATAAATGCTGGTGATAGAATCCTTGGTATGGATTTATCTCATGGTGGACATTTAACTCATGGATCAAAACCAAGTTTTTCTGGTAAAAACTATTCTGCATTTTATTATGGTGTTGAACTTGATGGTAGAATCAATTATGATAAAGTTATGGAAATTGCTAAAATTGCTCAACCAAAAATTATTGTTTGTGGTGCAAGTGCATATGCAAGAGAAATTGATTTTGCTAAATTTAGAGAAATAGCTGATGCTGTAGGAGCAATTTTATTTGCTGATATTGCTCATATTGCTGGTCTTGTTGCTGCTGGTGAACATATGAGTCCATTCCCTTATGCTCATGTTGTAACAACTACAACTCATAAGACTTTAAGAGGTCCAAGAGGTGGGATGATTTTAACAAATGATGAAGAGATTGCTAAAAAAATAAATTCAGCTATTTTCCCAGGAATTCAAGGTGGACCACTTGTTCATGTAATTGCTGCAAAAGCAGTAGCATTTAAAGAGATTTTAAATCCAAAATGGAAAGATTACGCAAAACAAGTAAAAGCAAATATAAAAGTATTAGCTGATGTATTAATAAAAAGAGGATATGATTTAGTTTCAGGTGGAACAGATAATCACTTAGTATTAGTAAGTTTTTTAAATAAACCGTTCAGTGGTAAAGATGCAGATGCAGCGTTAGGGAATGCAGGAATTACAGTAAATAAAAATACAGTTCCAGGTGAGACAAGAAGTCCATTTGTAACAAGTGGTATAAGAATTGGAAGCCCAGCATTAACAGCACGAGGGATGAAAGAGAAAGAGTTTGAAATCATTGCAAATAAAATTTGTGATGTATTAGATAATATTGAAGATACAGCTCTTCATGCAAAAATAAATAAAGAATTAGAAGAATTAGCTGGGAATTTTGTGATTTACAATAAATCGACTTTCTAG
- a CDS encoding DUF6172 family protein, which yields MKKTFQLIVANKNKDRQVESIKNDVRKYIKRERTKRLPENCNYWNFDCKFGKTQEEATEIRFVDITKSIDIAASENLDSFYLELVARAEFRKPKEKTQTNNEEDEELED from the coding sequence ATGAAAAAAACATTCCAACTAATAGTTGCAAATAAAAATAAAGATAGACAAGTTGAATCTATCAAAAATGATGTAAGAAAATATATCAAAAGAGAAAGAACAAAAAGATTACCAGAAAATTGTAATTACTGGAATTTTGATTGTAAATTTGGCAAAACACAAGAAGAGGCTACAGAAATTAGATTTGTAGATATTACAAAATCAATAGATATTGCTGCAAGTGAAAATCTTGATAGTTTTTATTTAGAACTTGTGGCTCGTGCAGAATTTAGAAAACCAAAAGAAAAAACTCAAACGAATAATGAAGAAGACGAAGAATTAGAAGATTAA